A window from Dysidea avara chromosome 2, odDysAvar1.4, whole genome shotgun sequence encodes these proteins:
- the LOC136248073 gene encoding D(5)-like dopamine receptor, producing the protein MADIMLALWNTIPAGIAIVGFAAGTNVIYCGLLNFVYHPVIAYHTTFIMISVDKVIAIGFPLRYKHIMTCRVVVGMICVSWLLAVIVSFYTLFISDGSEFPEYGICILTGGQFLVIIIPYAIPIFMEAVVTTSLNIYLAIKAYQFRRRIQKRVRLSQRTAQNEDLQCKLQQFKKHLKPMLTLLIILIGNSMSSLLFTGLYIPGRIWLNNKVYYNIMEYVVRPNIILFHPLLHIVVYGVCFKQIREPMVKLMRRLCTGC; encoded by the coding sequence ATGGCTGATATAATGTTGGCACTGTGGAATACTATACCAGCTGGTATAGCCATTGTTGGGTTTGCTGCTGGAACAAATGTAATCTACTGTGGACTGTTAAACTTTGTGTACCATCCAGTGATAGCTTACCACACAACATTCATAATGATATCTGTTGATAAAGTGATAGCTATCGGCTTTCCTTTGCGGTACAAGCATATCATGACCTGCCGTGTTGTAGTTGGAATGATCTGTGTCTCATGGCTGTTAGCAGTAATAGTTTCGTTTTATACTCTGTTTATCTCAGATGGCTCTGAATTCCCTGAATATGGCATATGTATCTTGACTGGTGGACAGTTTCTGGTAATCATCATACCTTATGCTATCCCCATCTTTATGGAGGCTGTAGTCACAACATCACTAAACATATACTTGGCTATCAAGGCTTACCAGTTTCGTAGGCGAATCCAAAAGCGAGTGAGGTTGTCACAAAGGACTGCACAAAATGAAGACTTGCAATGCAAGCTGCAACAATTCAAGAAGCATCTAAAGCCCATGCTAACTTTGTTGATAATCCTAATAGGAAATTCAATGTCCAGTTTACTGTTCACTGGACTCTACATTCCTGGAAGGATATGGTTGAACAATAAAGTCTACTACAACATCATGGAGTATGTCGTTAGACCAAACATCATATTATTCCACCCACTTCTTCATATTGTAGTTTATGGAGTGTGCTTCAAACAGATCCGAGAGCCGATGGTTAAGTTGATGCGACGGTTATGTACCGGGTGTTAG